ATGGGTTGTTTAGCTTGGTTAATTTTAGTTGATGTAAGGTAATAAAACAATAAGACCTTGGACAAAAATCAACGTTACAGTTGAGAAAGACATGGAACAGGATTAGGGTTACTCTGTGCTTAGAATTATTTACCCAGTTGACTTTATTTATGTCCCACTACTTAGTAAAAGTCTAAACCTTAATGCGTAGTGTTATAGAATAGCTAGGAATTAATAATTGATTCTTAAAAATCCTTAATTTCAATGAGTAAATCTTGTAACTCAAGTAAATTCTTTTCGATAGATTGGGTAATGGTTTCAATTGATTCTCCGTTTTCTTCTGATGTTAATTGATGAATGTGATCTTGAACAGAGTTTAAAGAACTATCTAAAAACTTATTACTTTCTTCAAGAAATTCACTAGAAACTGTTATGATTTTGGTATTGTTCTCACTTAATAAAGAAAGTAATTTATTAGAGGAAGTAGTTGATAATTCTTTTTCGTTTTTGACTTTTTCCATAAGTTCGAGATAATTAGTTAATCTTGTCTTATTGAAATTAACCACAAGTTCACCTAATTTTTCTGCACTTTTTTGCCCAAAAACTCCTGCTTCTCTCGCTTGATCTATGGCTTCTTTGATTGAGTAAACAACCTCTTTTTTGTTGACATTTTCTCCAAATTCTGCTACTAACTTTTCATAAGTAGAAAGTTGGCGATCTGTTTCTTCTTCTATAGCTTTCATTAACAGTTCATCGACTTTATTTCGTACTTTTTGGATAACTTCATATTCTTTGTTTAAATCATCAGGAACATCACATTGAGGATTCCCTGTTTTACGAACTGTTTTGAGGGGTTCAATTATTTGGACTGTATCAATTATTTGAAAATTAAAACGACTCCCTTTGGTACAACCGATATAACTTTTGAGAATATCAAGTAATTTGTTTTTATTAGTTTGAAAAACTTTATACAATGCTTTCCAAGATGAACTACGGTTATTATCATCAAGTTCGGGTATTTCCAGGAATAAAGAGTTAATTGACGCTTCAATGGAAGTATTAGGAAGTCCAGACATTTGAGAAGCGATTTCCAGTAGTTCAACGGTTGCTGGAACGGGGTTCCAGAGTTCCCCCGAAATACGAGGACGACAACGAATTTGTTCTAGAATGTAGTTACTCCAGCGATCTAAGTGTTTTGCGTAGGTTCGGAAATAGCGATCTCCGTCTTCAAAGTTCCAGTGTTTATAGTAACTATAAAGTAGCATTCCTTGAAAAGCAATGGCTGTTTCTCGAAATTCATTTTCATCATCTGGCTTTTCATCATCTGGCTTTTCATCATCTGGCTTAAGAGGAAGCTGTAAAATAATTCCTGCATGATTAGCACCTTCTCCTCTCATTCTGGGACTATAAACTTGGACATTACGTTGTTTAAATACAGAACTATTACTGGCAAAATTACCTTTAATTAGCATTTCTGTATCCCATTCAATATGTTCACAAACCGCAGGATAAACAAACTCACGGATGTCTTTTTCTACGTCTTGAGGGAGAATAGCTTGATTATTCCAATTATCTAAAATGTTGAGTTTTTCTGCTAATTTATCGGGAATTTTTGAGTCATTAGAGGTGTTAGGAGAAACTTCATAGGTTCCTGTAGTTTCTTTGACAACAGGAGTAATATTTGTTTCAATGACTTCAACTCCCAAAGGAGGAAGATTAAAAGCAGTATGAATTTCAGGAGAAAGGTCACATATTTTATCGCTATCTGTCCATAAATCTATTAATGTTTGACGACGTTGGGAATGTTTAGTATCTTTACTTTTAATATCACTTTGAGTAATAGCACTTAAACGCATTTTGCCGAAATGTTCTCGTATTGAAGTAGAAGGAAAAGAACCATTTTCAATGTTCTCAACTGAATTTTCCAGGGTATATTTAAGAACATCTTTTAAGAGAATACGGGGATTAAAATGATCAGGGTTAACCCGTTTTCTCATTTGTTGTAACGCAATGGGAGTAAAGGGATAAAGTCCCATCCCATTAATATCACCAAACCCTTTATGACAGTCTTGACGGTGTTGACAGTCTTCACAAAAATTAGGAGGTTGAGAATTATTTTCATCATTTTTGTAGTCTTCTAACCATTGTTTTAAATCACTATTTTGATGACGGACAGCGTTTAAATATCTGGCCACCATTTGTTGAATATCTGCTTCTGTTACTAAGGAGTGATCACTAATTTCTCCCACGTCTAAACTAACTTTAAAAGTGACTCTTTGTTGAATGGTATCAAAGCTTTGAATTAAACCATTAAAATAACCAGTTGTGCAAGCTAAGGCCGTGCGAATAGCGCATAAGGGTTGACTTCCTGCTTGTTGGGGTCTAGCTAAAACTGCTTCTAAAACTTCCCTATCTATTCCCTGTAATTTGGCAAAATCTTCAATTAATAAGACTAATTCTACTTCTTTGTGAGCAAGAGTTTCTCTCACTTCTCGCATTAGTATTTGTAAGTCTTCTTTCCCTAAGTTCAAAACCTTTGTGATAGCTTCATCTAAATGTTTATTTAACCAGCTTACCGTGTCTTTTTGAACGTCTTCATCACCAATAAGAAAACGATAGAAATCTGTCGCTTGTTCTCCTGCTTTTTGTAAACCAACAATGGATAATGGAAGATCTTCTAAAGTAAATTCTCGTCTTTTTTCAACATTTTCAATAGTATTTTGATAACCTAAAGTATGGGTAACAAGACGATGAATAATACCTTCATCTTTTAACCAATACTCTTTACGAAAATAGGGATCATATAAAAGAGAGTCTAAACTCTCTACTAAATATTGTTCTTCTTCTGTTAATTTATTATGATCTCGTCTTTCATTATCTCCTACTGCTACCGCTAATTGATTAAGTAATTGTTTTCTTGCTTCTGTTTCGGTTAAGCTACTGGATGATTTAATTAAACGTTTACGATATTCATCAAATTTTTCTCCTTCTAATTCAGGAAGATTTAAAATCATCCCAATAATGTCTTTTAAGTTGGTTCCTAATTTTGGAATTAATAAGACTTTGCGTTTTTTGGTTGATTCAATATTGGCATCTAACCAACGAATTAAATGGGATTTTCCTGTTCCTGATTGACCTAAAATGGGAACAAAAGCAAAATCATCAGATTGTAAAAAGTCTCTTAAACAGTCTTCTTCTGTATAACTAATTTCATCAGTTCCTTGAATTGATTCACTTTTTTTCATCTTTAAAGGATGATGAGTCGCTAAGAAAATATGGTCTTCTGGTTGAATTGCTTCTATATTAAGAATGCGTTGAATATTCTCGCTTTTCCAGCAAACATAATTTTGAAAAGTCATGGTATTGATTCCTTCTTTAAGTGTTGTGTGAGAATAAGATGGGGTTAAGTAGTCGAACAAAAGTAAAGTTAACTGTGAAACGAGGAGTCATAGAGAGGTTGTAATCGACATAAAGCCGCAACGTCTCTACGACTACAAGAGTTAGGAGGAATTGAGTGATTTGACATTTCTTAACATAGTGTTGTTTATTTATGTTCGACTACTCAATGGAATTAATAATTTATTTAAACCATTAAAAATAATGTGAGAAACTCGACTACTATCATCAATTTTATTTTGTGCTTTAGGTAATAGCATTAAGTCTCCATCCGACTCTCGAATCAGTTGAATATATCCTTCATCTTGTAGTCGAAATAAAGCAAATGCAGTGGAAGTGGATAAATAATTAGTTTCTCGTTGACCAATATTCGCTTCAATGGTGTCTCTAAAATGTCCCGTTTCAAAGAGAGGACATTTTTTAGCAAGACGAGAAATAAATTCTCTTAAATATACTTTTTCTCCTGTTTCATTGAATAAAGATTTAAGATTTCGCTTAAGATAAACCGTTGGGTCTGGAACAAGTATGCGCTTTTTATCTAACCCATGACCCCACGCTAAACCCAGATAACACATCCAATCATCCATTTGACCATAAAGGGTATTATTGGTCATTTTTAATCCTAAAGTTTGGTCAACTTTTTGTTGATGTACAGCTTGTTCTACTTTTTCCCAAGTATTAGGAGGATCATAAATATATTGGGCTAAAAACCAAGCACAAACTAACCCGAAATCATACTCGTCTTCATTATTTGAAGCAAAGAAAAGATCACTTAATGTATTGGGTAATTTTAAATCTCCTGTTTTTTTATTTCTAAC
This portion of the Crocosphaera sp. UHCC 0190 genome encodes:
- the dpdH gene encoding protein DpdH, with protein sequence MTFQNYVCWKSENIQRILNIEAIQPEDHIFLATHHPLKMKKSESIQGTDEISYTEEDCLRDFLQSDDFAFVPILGQSGTGKSHLIRWLDANIESTKKRKVLLIPKLGTNLKDIIGMILNLPELEGEKFDEYRKRLIKSSSSLTETEARKQLLNQLAVAVGDNERRDHNKLTEEEQYLVESLDSLLYDPYFRKEYWLKDEGIIHRLVTHTLGYQNTIENVEKRREFTLEDLPLSIVGLQKAGEQATDFYRFLIGDEDVQKDTVSWLNKHLDEAITKVLNLGKEDLQILMREVRETLAHKEVELVLLIEDFAKLQGIDREVLEAVLARPQQAGSQPLCAIRTALACTTGYFNGLIQSFDTIQQRVTFKVSLDVGEISDHSLVTEADIQQMVARYLNAVRHQNSDLKQWLEDYKNDENNSQPPNFCEDCQHRQDCHKGFGDINGMGLYPFTPIALQQMRKRVNPDHFNPRILLKDVLKYTLENSVENIENGSFPSTSIREHFGKMRLSAITQSDIKSKDTKHSQRRQTLIDLWTDSDKICDLSPEIHTAFNLPPLGVEVIETNITPVVKETTGTYEVSPNTSNDSKIPDKLAEKLNILDNWNNQAILPQDVEKDIREFVYPAVCEHIEWDTEMLIKGNFASNSSVFKQRNVQVYSPRMRGEGANHAGIILQLPLKPDDEKPDDEKPDDENEFRETAIAFQGMLLYSYYKHWNFEDGDRYFRTYAKHLDRWSNYILEQIRCRPRISGELWNPVPATVELLEIASQMSGLPNTSIEASINSLFLEIPELDDNNRSSSWKALYKVFQTNKNKLLDILKSYIGCTKGSRFNFQIIDTVQIIEPLKTVRKTGNPQCDVPDDLNKEYEVIQKVRNKVDELLMKAIEEETDRQLSTYEKLVAEFGENVNKKEVVYSIKEAIDQAREAGVFGQKSAEKLGELVVNFNKTRLTNYLELMEKVKNEKELSTTSSNKLLSLLSENNTKIITVSSEFLEESNKFLDSSLNSVQDHIHQLTSEENGESIETITQSIEKNLLELQDLLIEIKDF
- the dpdG gene encoding protein DpdG, which encodes MSVLKQPLATPSRFRGIYRYLLNTKQQQEKKEVFGKMVSPDELVKDKPSERPMFEYSLTEAIKCGLLVEIITEEITEIAINSNLPENVRNKKTGDLKLPNTLSDLFFASNNEDEYDFGLVCAWFLAQYIYDPPNTWEKVEQAVHQQKVDQTLGLKMTNNTLYGQMDDWMCYLGLAWGHGLDKKRILVPDPTVYLKRNLKSLFNETGEKVYLREFISRLAKKCPLFETGHFRDTIEANIGQRETNYLSTSTAFALFRLQDEGYIQLIRESDGDLMLLPKAQNKIDDSSRVSHIIFNGLNKLLIPLSSRT